One stretch of Akkermansia sp. RCC_12PD DNA includes these proteins:
- a CDS encoding Amuc_1434 family mucin 2-degrading aspartic protease — protein MSIRFLSSLSLVAGMSLAAQAETLPYPDSDSSDGYDSAYYAESYSGSYHSAPAPVSESSSTRSIFPTQSFFELLGPMDSRNGHGHVNIQNWLTDVNLCRMSSGSWDFSAIAALRMTWFNGQGADEMDVDRLYTIWLNMNASCVISGKTRLVFGLTPEISTDFDTWTHNNIFFGGHAMIAGPLNDRFSYGIGIGYYPQLGEAPLLPVFQFKWKAGNNWSLQLEGARLSYTKKVGEGLTWGPFVSIVSGTWTIHHDRRVRQFEWISGIAGVGANIGLGRWGSVRPRLMTDVGFSFGNSGTLKTSNGNHELEKRHYDPGFYLRAGLQFEF, from the coding sequence ATGTCCATTCGATTTTTGTCGAGTCTCTCTCTTGTGGCCGGCATGTCCCTTGCAGCCCAGGCTGAAACTCTCCCCTACCCGGATTCCGATTCTTCCGATGGCTATGATTCCGCCTATTACGCCGAGTCTTATTCCGGAAGCTACCACAGCGCTCCGGCTCCAGTGTCGGAATCTTCTTCCACCAGATCCATTTTTCCCACCCAGTCTTTTTTCGAGCTGCTGGGGCCGATGGATTCCCGAAACGGGCATGGCCATGTAAATATCCAGAACTGGTTGACGGACGTGAACCTGTGCCGCATGTCCAGCGGTTCCTGGGATTTTTCCGCAATAGCGGCCCTGCGGATGACCTGGTTCAACGGGCAGGGGGCGGATGAAATGGATGTGGACCGCTTGTACACGATCTGGCTGAACATGAATGCCTCCTGCGTTATTTCAGGGAAGACGCGCCTGGTGTTTGGCTTGACGCCGGAGATTTCCACGGATTTTGATACCTGGACGCATAACAATATCTTTTTCGGCGGCCATGCCATGATTGCCGGGCCTTTGAATGATCGGTTCAGCTACGGCATCGGCATCGGTTACTACCCCCAGCTTGGGGAAGCTCCCCTCCTCCCCGTGTTTCAGTTCAAGTGGAAGGCGGGCAACAACTGGAGCCTTCAGCTTGAAGGCGCGCGCCTTTCCTACACCAAGAAGGTGGGAGAAGGGCTGACGTGGGGGCCTTTCGTTTCCATCGTGTCCGGTACCTGGACAATCCATCATGACCGCCGCGTGCGGCAGTTCGAGTGGATTTCCGGCATTGCCGGAGTGGGGGCCAATATCGGTTTGGGCCGCTGGGGAAGCGTGCGTCCCAGGCTGATGACGGACGTAGGCTTTTCTTTCGGGAATTCCGGCACGCTCAAGACCAGCAACGGGAATCATGAACTGGAGAAACGCCATTATGATCCCGGGTTTTATCTGCGCGCGGGTCTTCAGTTTGAGTTTTAA